The following coding sequences lie in one Primulina huaijiensis isolate GDHJ02 chromosome 2, ASM1229523v2, whole genome shotgun sequence genomic window:
- the LOC140967628 gene encoding geranylgeranyl pyrophosphate synthase, chloroplastic-like: protein MMRSLNLVDPWVQSGSILKQPLPCRSLMGLVYNPRIVCKPDFSKSREAISSLSVPAIVTEQEAKVLTLEEESPFDFKAYVLEKANLVNKALDEAVSVKNPVMIHDSMRYSLLAGGKRVRPMLCIAACEVVGGQQSAAVPAACAVEMIHTMTLIHDDLPCMDNDDLRRGKPTNHKVFGEDVAVLAGDSLLALAFEFLATGTIGVSPDRVLAVIGELAKSIGTEGLVAGQVVDLSCTGNTSVGLDTLEFIHLHKTAALLEASVVLGAILGGGSDVEVEKLRIFARKIGLLFQVVDDILDVTKSSAELGKTAGKDLVTDKTTYPKLLGLEKAGEFALKLNEEAKEQLVGFDPCKAAPLVALADYIAYRQN from the exons atgatgaGATCTTTAAATCTTGTGGATCCTTGGGTTCAATCTGGCTCGATTTTGAAGCAACCATTGCCGTGTAGATCCTTAATGGGACTCGTTTACAATCCCAGAATCGTTTGCAAGCCCGATTTTTCAAAATCGAGGGAGGCCATTTCTTCTTTAAGCGTGCCCGCCATTGTTACGGAACAGGAAGCAAAAGTCTTGACCTTGGAAGAGGAATCCCCTTTCGATTTCAAAGCTTACGTTTTAGAGAAGGCCAATTTGGTGAACAAAGCTTTAGACGAGGCGGTCTCGGTGAAGAATCCGGTGATGATTCACGATTCGATGAGGTACTCTTTGTTGGCTGGTGGAAAAAGGGTCCGCCCCATGTTGTGCATTGCCGCCTGTGAGGTTGTCGGCGGCCAGCAGTCCGCCGCTGTGCCCGCTGCCTGCGCGGTGGAGATGATCCACACTATGACCCTTATTCATGATGATCTGCCGTGTATGGACAATGACGACCTCCGCCGTGGAAAGCCCACTAATCACAAAGTGTTCGGCGAGGATGTGGCAGTTTTGGCCG GCGATTCGTTGCTGGCCCTTGCATTTGAATTTCTCGCGACTGGCACCATCGGAGTGTCCCCGGACAGGGTTTTGGCGGTGATTGGGGAATTAGCAAAGTCAATTGGGACGGAGGGGCTGGTGGCAGGGCAGGTGGTGGATCTGAGCTGCACGGGGAACACAAGTGTAGGATTGGATACTTTAGAGTTTATACACTTACATAAAACTGCTGCATTACTCGAGGCTTCTGTGGTTTTGGGAGCAATTTTGGGCGGAGGGAGTGACGTTGAAGTTGAGAAATTAAGGATATTTGCTAGGAAAATAGGCCTGCTGTTTCAGGTGGTGGATGATATATTAGATGTTACAAAATCATCAGCTGAACTGGGGAAAACTGCTGGTAAAGATTTGGTGACGGATAAAACGACGTATCCGAAGTTACTTGGATTGGAAAAGGCTGGGGAGTTTGCTCTGAAGTTGAATGAGGAGGCTAAGGAGCAGTTGGTTGGTTTTGATCCCTGTAAGGCGGCACCGTTGGTTGCGTTGGCTGATTACATTGCTTATAGGCAGAACTAG